A segment of the Streptomyces pactum genome:
GGCGGCGGCCGCGGCCCCGAGGGCGAAGACGACCGCGACCGCGATGACGACCTTGCGGCGTCCGTGCCGTACGGCCAGGCGTCCCGCGAGCAGCGCTCCGGCCATCGCGCCGAGCAGGATCACGCTGACGACGATCTCCTGCTCGCGGGAGGACAGGTCCAGGTCCTCGCGCAGGTGCAGCAGAGCGCCGGAGATGATGCCGGTGTCGTAGCCGAACAGCAGGCCGCCCAGCGCGGACACGCCCGCGACCGCGTACACCATGGCCGGCGCCTTCCGCTGGTCCCCGACGGCCGCCTCGGTGTTCTCGGGCTCCGCGGTGAGCTCAGGCATCGCCCATGACCAGACCCTCGATGGTGTGCTTCTGCGTGATCGGCTCCAGCCTGTCGACGATCGGGCAGTCCAGGTGGCGCCGCACCCGCTCGGGCAGGGACTCCCAGTAGGTACGGGTCACTGCCGTGTCGTGCCGGTCGCCGTTTGTGGCCTCGGGGCCGTCGACTCCCAGCACCAGCACGGGCCGGGACTTCGCCGAGTCGTTCTTGGTGCCGCGGTGGATGGTCAGCGCGGTGCGCGCCGAGATGTCGCCCCGCCGCGGGTACTTGCGCACGGCCCGCTCCTCGAGGCGAGGGTAGTGCGGACGGGGCGGGAACATCCCGTGGCCGAACTCCGGGCTGTCGTCCCACTGGGTGCCCGGCGCGATCTCGAAGGGCCCCATGTCCTCCTCCGTGTCGACGGCGGTCACGTTGAAGGCCAAAGAGGTCAGCCGCCGCTCGGCGCGGGTCTCCTCCGGCATGGGGAAGTCCCGGTGCCAGGGCTGGTTGACGGCGCCCTCAAGCGGCACGTCGAAGCCGAGCTCGACGATGCGGTAGTCCGGGCCGAGCACCGCGGTGCAGACGGACCTCACCCAGGGGTGGTCGACGAGGTCGACGAAGCCGCGTAGCTGCTCGGGGTGGATCTCCACGTAGTAGCGGTGCGGTCCGCGTCCGACGGCGCCGCCGGGCCGTGCCAGCGCTTCCTCGAAGGCCGCGTCGATGTCCTCGCGGAGCCGGTCGGCCCAGTCGGGGGCGAAGGCACCCTTGCGGGCGGTGATGCCGTCCGAGTACAGGGCCGCGACGTCGGCCGTCACGTCCGGATCGAGGCCGGCCGCGGAGACGTCGGGGTGGGTGTGCGGACTCATGGGTGCCTCCTTGCACGTGCAGCAGAACTGTCCGGAACATGTTGCATCGTTGAATTCAACGTGGCAATACCTTTCGGAGGGGATCTTGGTCAACGCCGCCGACGGCATGCCACGATGTGCGGGTGAGCAGCAGCCTGAAAGACGTAGCCGCCCGCGCCGGGGTGTCGGCGCGCACCGTGTCGAACGTGGTCAACGGTTCCGCCAGGGTCTCCACGCAGACCCGGCAGCGGGTCC
Coding sequences within it:
- a CDS encoding phytanoyl-CoA dioxygenase family protein, giving the protein MSPHTHPDVSAAGLDPDVTADVAALYSDGITARKGAFAPDWADRLREDIDAAFEEALARPGGAVGRGPHRYYVEIHPEQLRGFVDLVDHPWVRSVCTAVLGPDYRIVELGFDVPLEGAVNQPWHRDFPMPEETRAERRLTSLAFNVTAVDTEEDMGPFEIAPGTQWDDSPEFGHGMFPPRPHYPRLEERAVRKYPRRGDISARTALTIHRGTKNDSAKSRPVLVLGVDGPEATNGDRHDTAVTRTYWESLPERVRRHLDCPIVDRLEPITQKHTIEGLVMGDA